One Mesorhizobium sp. L-2-11 genomic region harbors:
- a CDS encoding ArsR/SmtB family transcription factor, whose product MDKNTALLALAALGQDTRLEVFRLLVRAGADGVPAGEIAARLGAVQNTMSAHLKVLDHAGLVRAERDGRTVRYIADMTGFRDLLAYLMEDCCNGAPELCQPVIQAVTCNC is encoded by the coding sequence ATGGATAAGAACACCGCTCTTCTCGCATTGGCAGCGCTTGGCCAGGACACCAGGCTGGAAGTGTTTCGCCTGCTGGTGCGGGCCGGCGCAGACGGTGTTCCGGCCGGCGAGATCGCCGCGCGCCTCGGTGCGGTGCAGAACACCATGTCGGCGCATTTGAAGGTTCTCGACCATGCCGGCCTGGTCCGCGCCGAGCGCGACGGCCGGACAGTCCGTTACATCGCCGACATGACCGGCTTTCGCGATCTTCTGGCCTATCTCATGGAGGATTGCTGCAACGGCGCGCCAGAACTCTGCCAGCCGGTCATTCAGGCCGTGACTTGCAACTGTTAG
- a CDS encoding arsenate reductase ArsC, which produces MNDPYNVLFLCTGNSARSILAEAILNRVGAGKFRAYSAGSRPKGEVHPYALQLLKTLNHDTSFARSKDWQEFAAPGAREMNFVFAVCDNAANEACPVWPGQPMTAHWGVPDPAAVDGTDAEKHLAFAEAYRMLNNRISIFVSLPMNTIDKLALQKRLDEIGRDLPKAG; this is translated from the coding sequence ATGAATGACCCATACAACGTGCTTTTCCTGTGCACCGGCAATTCGGCACGGTCGATCCTCGCCGAGGCGATCCTCAACCGTGTCGGCGCCGGCAAGTTCAGGGCCTATTCGGCCGGATCTCGGCCGAAGGGAGAGGTCCATCCCTACGCGCTCCAGCTGTTGAAAACCCTCAACCACGACACCTCCTTCGCCCGCTCAAAAGACTGGCAGGAATTCGCGGCTCCTGGCGCCCGGGAGATGAATTTCGTGTTCGCCGTCTGCGACAACGCGGCCAATGAAGCTTGCCCGGTCTGGCCGGGACAGCCGATGACGGCGCATTGGGGGGTGCCCGACCCGGCCGCCGTGGACGGCACCGACGCCGAAAAGCATCTGGCCTTTGCCGAAGCCTATCGCATGCTCAACAACCGGATCTCGATCTTCGTCAGCCTGCCGATGAACACCATCGACAAGCTCGCTTTGCAGAAACGGCTCGATGAAATCGGCCGCGATCTGCCGAAGGCCGGCTGA
- a CDS encoding aquaporin, whose translation MAADLSRRMVAEALGTAMLVATVVGSGVMADRLTGDVAVSLLGNTLPTGAILVVLITILGPISGAHFNPAVTLVFALRREIEANAALTYAVAQIAGGITGTLLAHAMFELPILQISQTVRTGNGQWIAELVAAFGLVFTILAGLRFRSDAIPWLVGLYITAAYWFTASTSFANPAVAIARAVSNTFAGIRPIDLPGFIVAELLGALLAMALAGWLLADPKPIRQMGAAK comes from the coding sequence ATGGCGGCCGACCTGTCCCGCCGCATGGTCGCGGAAGCGCTCGGCACGGCAATGCTCGTCGCGACGGTCGTCGGCTCCGGGGTCATGGCGGATCGCCTGACGGGCGACGTCGCTGTTTCCCTGCTCGGCAACACCTTGCCGACTGGAGCGATCCTGGTGGTGCTGATCACCATACTCGGACCGATTTCCGGGGCGCATTTCAATCCGGCGGTGACACTGGTTTTTGCCCTTCGGCGGGAAATCGAAGCGAACGCTGCACTGACCTATGCCGTCGCCCAGATTGCCGGCGGCATCACCGGGACGTTGCTGGCGCACGCCATGTTCGAACTGCCGATCCTACAGATATCGCAAACCGTGCGGACCGGAAACGGACAATGGATTGCGGAGCTGGTGGCCGCTTTCGGCCTGGTCTTCACCATTCTGGCCGGCCTTCGCTTCCGCTCGGATGCCATCCCCTGGCTGGTCGGGCTCTACATCACCGCCGCCTATTGGTTCACGGCCTCGACCTCGTTCGCCAATCCGGCAGTCGCCATCGCGCGGGCGGTTTCCAACACCTTCGCGGGCATCCGTCCCATAGACCTGCCGGGGTTCATCGTGGCCGAGCTGCTGGGCGCGCTGCTTGCCATGGCCTTGGCAGGATGGCTGCTCGCTGATCCCAAGCCAATCAGACAGATGGGAGCCGCGAAATGA
- the arsC gene encoding arsenate reductase (glutaredoxin) (This arsenate reductase requires both glutathione and glutaredoxin to convert arsenate to arsenite, after which the efflux transporter formed by ArsA and ArsB can extrude the arsenite from the cell, providing resistance.) codes for MTITIYHNPDCGTSRNTLAIIRQSGEEPDVIEYLKNPPSRERLVELIKAMGMTPRQLLREKGTPYAELNLGDPKWTDDEIINFMLAHPILINRPIVVTPLGTMLARPSEAVLDILPNPEIGPFTKEDGEVVIDAQGKRVA; via the coding sequence ATGACCATCACCATCTACCACAATCCCGACTGCGGCACCTCGCGCAACACGCTGGCGATCATCCGGCAGTCCGGCGAAGAGCCTGATGTGATCGAGTATCTGAAAAACCCGCCGTCGCGCGAACGGCTGGTCGAGCTGATCAAGGCGATGGGGATGACGCCGCGCCAATTGCTGCGCGAGAAGGGCACGCCGTACGCTGAGCTCAATCTCGGCGACCCCAAATGGACCGATGACGAGATCATCAATTTCATGCTGGCGCATCCGATCCTGATCAACCGGCCGATTGTCGTCACACCGCTCGGCACCATGCTGGCCCGGCCGTCCGAAGCCGTTCTCGACATCCTGCCCAATCCTGAAATCGGGCCGTTCACCAAGGAAGACGGCGAAGTCGTCATCGACGCGCAGGGCAAGCGCGTTGCCTGA
- a CDS encoding ArsR/SmtB family transcription factor, whose protein sequence is MKLEQAAKQLEALGNPTRLKLYRTLVRAGQAGRPVGYLQEALGIAASTLSHHLHRLILTGLVTQERQATTLICRANYPVMNDLLGFLADECCADAACGPAVGESAA, encoded by the coding sequence ATGAAACTCGAACAAGCTGCAAAACAGCTCGAGGCGCTCGGCAATCCGACCCGGCTGAAGCTTTATCGCACGCTGGTGAGGGCAGGTCAGGCCGGGCGACCGGTCGGTTATCTGCAGGAAGCTCTCGGCATCGCTGCGTCGACCTTGTCGCATCATCTGCACCGGCTTATCCTGACCGGTCTGGTCACCCAGGAACGCCAGGCAACGACGCTGATCTGCCGTGCCAATTACCCTGTCATGAACGATCTCCTCGGCTTTCTTGCCGATGAATGTTGTGCCGATGCCGCATGCGGCCCGGCTGTCGGCGAGTCGGCGGCGTAA
- a CDS encoding NAD(P)-binding domain-containing protein translates to MVPQNSLPVAIIGGGPVGLAAAAQLVSRGLPVKVYEAGSAVGSNLLDWGHVRVFTPWRYCVDAVARKLLESHGWRMPEPEAFPTADEIVAQYLAPLAKLAELAPSIETNARVVAISRWGADKVLSKGRETRPFMLLVETAEGTRRDSARAVIDASGTWQTPNPLGAGGLSAEGETEFGDRIAYGIPNILGRDRHLYAGRTTLVVGAGHSAATALLELDRLAQTEPGTSALWVTRSTDLVRIYGGGDADALPARGELGSDVRQLAESGRVRLVTGFATLAIREVDGRLVVEGQTKDGLRTLGPVDRIVAATGQRPDLSLTRELRLDLDPWLEGVKALGPLIDPNEHSCGDVPPHGHRELSHPEPDFYTVGVKSYGRAPTFLLLTGYEQVRSVAAALAGDMAAADAVQLVLPETGVCTVPVSAFGTLSEGCCGGPAPAAVDACCVDDAKAKASGKSGCGCSVAA, encoded by the coding sequence ATGGTTCCTCAAAACAGCCTCCCGGTCGCCATCATCGGCGGCGGACCTGTCGGTCTGGCGGCGGCCGCACAACTTGTCAGCCGCGGCCTTCCGGTCAAGGTTTACGAGGCAGGTTCCGCGGTTGGGTCGAACCTTCTGGATTGGGGCCATGTGCGGGTCTTCACGCCGTGGCGCTATTGCGTCGATGCGGTCGCCCGAAAACTTCTCGAGAGCCATGGCTGGCGAATGCCGGAGCCGGAGGCTTTCCCTACGGCCGATGAGATCGTCGCCCAGTATCTCGCGCCGCTGGCAAAGCTTGCCGAACTGGCGCCGTCGATCGAGACCAATGCCCGCGTTGTGGCTATTTCCCGCTGGGGAGCCGATAAGGTTTTGAGCAAGGGGCGGGAGACGCGGCCGTTCATGCTTCTGGTCGAAACGGCGGAAGGCACGCGGCGGGACAGCGCCCGTGCCGTCATCGACGCCTCCGGCACCTGGCAAACGCCGAACCCGCTCGGTGCGGGCGGCTTGTCGGCCGAAGGTGAAACGGAATTTGGCGATCGCATCGCCTACGGCATACCAAATATCCTGGGACGCGACCGTCATCTCTATGCAGGCCGCACGACATTGGTGGTTGGCGCCGGCCATTCCGCCGCCACCGCCCTGCTGGAACTGGACCGGCTCGCGCAAACCGAACCCGGCACCTCGGCACTATGGGTGACGCGCAGCACCGACCTTGTCCGCATCTACGGCGGCGGCGATGCCGACGCCCTGCCGGCGCGCGGCGAGCTTGGTTCCGATGTCCGGCAGCTCGCCGAGAGCGGCCGCGTGCGGCTGGTGACAGGCTTTGCCACGCTTGCCATCCGCGAGGTCGACGGCCGTCTCGTGGTGGAAGGGCAGACCAAGGACGGATTGCGTACGCTCGGCCCCGTCGACCGGATCGTCGCCGCGACGGGGCAGCGCCCCGATCTCAGCTTGACCCGGGAGCTTCGGCTGGACCTCGATCCGTGGCTCGAAGGCGTCAAGGCGCTGGGGCCGCTGATCGACCCAAATGAGCATTCCTGCGGCGACGTCCCGCCACATGGTCACCGCGAGCTCAGCCACCCCGAGCCCGATTTCTACACGGTCGGCGTCAAAAGCTATGGCCGGGCGCCGACCTTCCTGCTGCTGACCGGCTATGAACAGGTCCGCTCGGTCGCCGCGGCGCTCGCCGGCGACATGGCTGCTGCCGATGCCGTGCAGCTGGTGTTGCCCGAGACCGGCGTCTGCACGGTGCCGGTGTCCGCGTTCGGAACCTTATCCGAAGGCTGCTGCGGCGGACCGGCGCCGGCTGCTGTCGATGCCTGCTGTGTCGACGACGCCAAGGCAAAGGCGAGCGGCAAGAGCGGCTGCGGCTGCAGCGTCGCGGCATGA
- a CDS encoding MFS transporter — protein sequence MSLSPPTASGAPSRSTIIAALGMTQIMAWGSSYYLPAVIAPAVVADTGWPLAWVVGGLSLGLLVGGLISPRVGSSIERHGGRNVLAFSAACIGTGQIGLAIAPSLAVYIIAWLIIGLGMGAGLYDAAFATLGRLYGHGARSAITTLTLFGGFASTVCWPLSAFLMGEIGWRGACLGYAAVQLLVALPLYLLILPRGVARPASQSDQKSVVAPAPVTRSTPVMVILAATITLAAVISSTLSVHLLTVLQSTGMALAAAVGLGALVGPSQVGARAIEMVVARYHHPIWTKVVSVGCVAIGVSALWMGMPIVPLALAFYGAGIGLESIARGTLPLALFGDSGYARLMGRLAMPSLIAQAAAPSVGALLVEQLGAHCMLAVLSALAVINVVLVGTLTLLLFRPRSTGIESVP from the coding sequence ATGAGCCTTTCCCCGCCTACGGCGTCCGGAGCGCCCAGTCGCAGCACGATCATCGCTGCGCTTGGCATGACGCAGATCATGGCGTGGGGGTCTTCGTACTATCTCCCGGCCGTGATTGCGCCGGCCGTAGTGGCCGACACGGGTTGGCCTCTGGCATGGGTTGTCGGAGGCCTATCCCTTGGCCTGCTCGTCGGCGGGTTGATTTCTCCACGCGTGGGTAGCTCGATCGAACGACATGGCGGCCGGAATGTGCTGGCCTTCAGCGCCGCGTGCATCGGGACTGGCCAGATCGGACTGGCGATTGCTCCAAGTTTAGCGGTCTACATCATTGCCTGGCTTATTATCGGCCTTGGGATGGGGGCGGGGCTCTACGATGCCGCTTTTGCAACCCTGGGCCGGCTCTATGGCCATGGCGCGCGCTCTGCCATCACCACGCTCACTCTGTTCGGCGGCTTCGCGAGCACGGTTTGCTGGCCGCTCTCTGCTTTTTTGATGGGCGAGATCGGATGGCGAGGGGCATGTCTGGGCTATGCCGCCGTGCAATTGCTGGTCGCTCTGCCGCTGTATCTCCTTATCCTGCCGCGGGGCGTCGCCCGGCCCGCCAGCCAGTCCGATCAGAAGTCGGTCGTGGCTCCCGCGCCGGTGACGAGGTCGACGCCGGTTATGGTCATCCTGGCGGCGACCATAACGCTCGCAGCGGTCATTTCTTCGACCCTCTCCGTCCACCTTCTGACTGTCCTCCAGTCGACTGGCATGGCGCTGGCCGCCGCGGTGGGACTGGGCGCGCTTGTCGGTCCGTCGCAGGTCGGCGCTCGCGCAATCGAGATGGTCGTTGCCCGCTATCACCACCCGATATGGACCAAGGTCGTATCGGTCGGATGCGTCGCGATCGGGGTGTCGGCTCTCTGGATGGGAATGCCGATCGTCCCGTTGGCCCTGGCGTTTTACGGTGCCGGCATCGGCCTGGAATCAATTGCCCGAGGGACGTTGCCACTGGCCCTGTTCGGCGACTCCGGCTACGCCAGGCTTATGGGGCGCCTGGCCATGCCAAGCCTGATTGCTCAAGCAGCCGCCCCTTCCGTGGGCGCGCTGCTGGTCGAACAGCTCGGTGCGCATTGCATGCTTGCCGTCCTGTCGGCACTTGCCGTGATCAATGTGGTGCTGGTCGGCACGCTCACGCTGCTGCTTTTCCGGCCTCGATCTACGGGAATAGAGTCTGTTCCTTGA
- a CDS encoding ATP-binding protein, whose translation MTVAIEMGHTSAGAPAALDLEELLATRLLVQGNSGSGKSHLLRRLLEQSAPWVQQTIIDPEGDFVSLGDRFGHLVIDAEEHTERGLQSAGERARIHRVSTVLNLEGLDAENQMRRAAAFLGGLFEVARDHWYPMLVVVDEAQLFAPAVAGEVSDEARKLSLGAMTNLMCRGRKRGLAGIIATQRLAKLAKNVAAEASNFLMGRTFLDIDMARAADLLGMERRQAEAFRDLERGQFMALGPALSRRPLGLRIGPTDTSPRNGTPRLMPLPEAALEDARAIILAAPPPETVRPQRRSSPDLLDQLMAAKSAALEIRPEAAAPPISAEDLAERRERVDRVLRAVLAQPDAGFRVIGVLYQEFVVRCRIEGLASVVPDLPAFRRMLTHARAGLGSDMAGDDAWQDVSARASLLPEDMQGVFMMIARAAKEGWPCPSDAAIARAYGSHSLRRARRLLTYIEEQGLIVCQLDGLGRRIVTLVELAWATAPGDPNAEQAEQGRLAV comes from the coding sequence ATGACCGTTGCGATCGAGATGGGCCACACGAGCGCAGGCGCGCCGGCGGCACTGGACCTTGAGGAGCTGCTGGCGACGCGCCTTTTGGTGCAGGGCAATTCGGGCTCGGGCAAATCGCATCTGCTGCGCCGCCTGCTCGAGCAGAGTGCGCCCTGGGTGCAGCAGACCATTATCGACCCGGAAGGCGATTTCGTCTCGCTCGGCGACCGTTTCGGCCATCTGGTGATCGATGCCGAGGAGCATACCGAGCGCGGCCTGCAGAGCGCCGGCGAGCGCGCGCGCATCCATCGCGTCTCCACGGTGCTCAATCTCGAAGGGCTCGACGCCGAGAACCAGATGCGGCGCGCCGCCGCCTTCCTCGGCGGGCTTTTCGAAGTCGCCCGCGACCATTGGTACCCGATGCTGGTGGTGGTGGACGAGGCGCAGCTGTTCGCGCCGGCCGTTGCGGGTGAAGTTTCGGACGAGGCGCGCAAGCTCTCTCTCGGCGCCATGACCAATTTGATGTGCCGTGGCCGCAAACGTGGGCTGGCCGGGATCATCGCCACCCAACGGCTGGCCAAGCTTGCCAAGAACGTCGCCGCCGAGGCTTCCAATTTCCTCATGGGCCGAACCTTTCTCGATATCGACATGGCGCGCGCCGCCGACCTTCTGGGCATGGAGCGGCGACAGGCGGAGGCTTTTCGCGACCTGGAGCGCGGGCAGTTCATGGCACTGGGCCCGGCGCTGTCGCGCCGTCCGCTGGGCTTGCGCATTGGCCCGACCGACACAAGTCCGCGCAATGGAACGCCGCGGCTGATGCCGCTGCCGGAAGCGGCACTGGAGGACGCGCGCGCCATCATCCTGGCAGCCCCGCCGCCGGAAACTGTCCGGCCGCAGCGCCGGTCGTCGCCGGACCTGCTCGATCAGCTGATGGCAGCAAAGTCGGCGGCGCTGGAAATCCGCCCCGAAGCGGCGGCGCCGCCAATCAGCGCCGAGGACCTGGCGGAGCGGCGTGAGCGGGTGGACCGCGTCCTGCGCGCCGTGCTGGCGCAGCCCGACGCGGGGTTCCGTGTCATCGGCGTGCTTTATCAGGAGTTCGTGGTCCGCTGCCGGATCGAAGGCCTCGCCTCGGTCGTGCCGGACCTGCCCGCCTTCCGCCGCATGCTGACGCACGCCCGCGCCGGCCTCGGCTCCGACATGGCAGGCGATGACGCGTGGCAGGATGTCTCGGCCCGCGCCTCGCTGCTGCCCGAGGATATGCAGGGCGTGTTCATGATGATCGCCCGCGCGGCGAAGGAGGGCTGGCCCTGCCCGAGCGACGCGGCGATCGCCCGCGCCTATGGCTCGCACTCGCTGCGCCGCGCCCGGCGCCTGCTGACCTATATCGAGGAGCAGGGCCTCATCGTCTGCCAGCTTGACGGGCTTGGCCGGCGGATCGTGACGCTGGTCGAACTGGCCTGGGCAACGGCACCGGGCGATCCGAATGCCGAGCAGGCAGAGCAGGGGCGTTTGGCGGTGTGA
- the ampH gene encoding D-alanyl-D-alanine-carboxypeptidase/endopeptidase AmpH translates to MAVALTAIAAVPSYGHAEDKLLTEAVQFNGTILYLSTKVPGLIFGAVRNGETALAGFGKIADGSEKVPDGDTMFRIASVSKVFCGSVLSSLAIDGKVQLTDRLQDRLGWDVTLPEKDGRALRLIDLVAQASGLPREVPVAEAPPSDPFSTNTKEAQIAALKDNPLLFAPGTAVLYSNFGYDLLGAALANVSGKPYAELLRERVLDPLGMKDTVFNPRPEDEPRLMQGHNFDGGAMPIVPTSTAIECAGGLYSTANDLLRWMNWHVDKEPSAADAEFRLLNHAAFLYRDGLASVVGLDDGGPMDAMGLGWVIMLPNEHRPLILQKSGGLQGMFLYVAIAPTRGVGAFFVMSEFNAAGFMAGVKTTNDLVAEIAPR, encoded by the coding sequence ATGGCCGTCGCTTTGACGGCAATCGCAGCCGTTCCCTCTTATGGACATGCCGAGGACAAGCTGCTGACGGAAGCGGTGCAGTTCAACGGTACGATCCTGTATCTCTCCACCAAGGTGCCTGGCCTGATCTTCGGCGCCGTGCGCAACGGCGAGACGGCCTTGGCCGGTTTCGGCAAGATTGCCGACGGGAGTGAAAAAGTGCCCGACGGCGACACAATGTTCCGCATCGCGTCCGTGAGCAAAGTGTTCTGCGGCAGCGTGCTTTCCTCGCTGGCGATCGACGGCAAGGTACAGCTCACCGACCGGCTGCAGGATCGCCTTGGCTGGGACGTCACGCTCCCTGAGAAGGATGGCCGCGCCCTCCGCCTGATCGATCTCGTCGCGCAAGCTTCCGGCCTTCCGCGGGAGGTGCCAGTGGCCGAGGCGCCCCCCTCCGACCCCTTCTCTACGAACACCAAGGAGGCGCAGATTGCCGCCCTCAAGGACAATCCGCTGCTCTTCGCGCCGGGCACCGCCGTTCTCTATTCGAACTTCGGATACGACCTCCTTGGAGCGGCGCTCGCGAATGTCTCTGGAAAGCCCTATGCCGAGCTCCTTCGGGAGCGTGTCCTCGATCCCCTCGGCATGAAAGACACGGTTTTCAACCCAAGACCGGAGGACGAGCCGCGCCTGATGCAGGGCCATAACTTCGACGGCGGTGCCATGCCCATCGTGCCGACGAGCACAGCCATCGAGTGCGCCGGTGGATTGTACTCGACGGCGAACGACCTGCTGCGCTGGATGAACTGGCATGTCGACAAGGAGCCTTCCGCGGCCGACGCCGAGTTCCGCCTTTTGAACCACGCGGCTTTTTTGTACCGGGACGGGCTCGCGTCGGTGGTGGGGCTGGATGATGGCGGCCCGATGGACGCCATGGGTCTCGGATGGGTCATCATGCTCCCCAACGAGCATCGCCCGCTCATCCTCCAGAAGAGCGGCGGCCTGCAAGGGATGTTTCTCTATGTTGCGATTGCACCGACACGCGGCGTCGGCGCTTTCTTTGTCATGAGCGAATTCAATGCCGCCGGCTTCATGGCTGGGGTCAAGACGACGAACGATCTCGTCGCAGAGATCGCTCCACGCTAA
- a CDS encoding SIR2 family protein: protein MIEEARQIDDRVGVAGVISADRVFGLLEREFLSRDIEAAVAGALKPEAPCDVSAHKVLLDLATGPDGTVRIVTTNFDRLFDECSRQLQTWQPPRLPDPRRPAELTGIVYLHGRVTPNYDGAEGDGFVLSSSEFGKAYLADGWATDFFRAILGKFVVVFVGYTADDPPVQYLLEALTKASGRIENVYAFQSGDESDATARWRHKGVNAIAYDPANSHTALWATLEAWSARARNIDGWYNDVIDLAQRGPEPMMPHERGQVAHIVSSYEGAKRFTEAASPPPANWLCVFDPYRRYERPGHLGTMLERGDYVDPFDLYCLDSDVAPAKPNPEDHYARRDVPNEAWDAFSINRLDRQALNDENVIALRGHWARNAPRLVLRIFQLAGWLTRVSDQPAAVWWAAHQSALHPDIRDRIRWRLERADEASAPEIRKAWRFLFESWDSYRGEFHRGIYELAAQVAKDGWDDTAVRQYAAIRKPYFSAGNAYWGGPKPPDDGAEIRLGNLIRLDVKYPERHDPINIPDGWLSQTVKALRLNLELAVALENEIGGYGLLSISPIVADETVGDDQYERSHGLSAHVIEYVVILKRLVALDPSAAKSELSAWPIGDAVFNRSGFGR from the coding sequence TTGATTGAGGAAGCACGCCAAATCGATGATCGTGTCGGTGTTGCGGGAGTAATATCTGCCGACAGGGTATTTGGCTTGTTGGAACGCGAGTTCTTGTCGCGAGATATCGAAGCCGCTGTGGCCGGCGCTTTAAAGCCGGAGGCGCCGTGCGACGTGAGTGCCCACAAAGTCTTGCTGGACTTGGCGACCGGTCCAGATGGTACGGTTCGTATCGTAACGACTAACTTCGACCGGTTGTTCGATGAATGCAGCCGTCAACTTCAGACGTGGCAACCGCCGCGTTTACCTGACCCTCGAAGACCGGCCGAGCTAACGGGGATCGTCTACCTGCATGGCAGGGTCACGCCAAACTATGATGGTGCAGAAGGCGATGGGTTTGTGCTTTCAAGTTCGGAGTTCGGTAAGGCGTATTTAGCAGATGGCTGGGCAACTGATTTCTTCAGGGCGATTCTAGGGAAATTCGTAGTCGTTTTCGTTGGCTACACAGCGGACGACCCCCCAGTCCAATATTTGCTCGAAGCGCTGACCAAGGCGTCTGGTCGTATTGAAAACGTCTACGCCTTCCAATCTGGTGACGAGAGCGACGCCACGGCCCGGTGGCGACATAAGGGTGTTAATGCGATCGCCTACGACCCGGCGAATAGTCATACGGCTTTGTGGGCAACATTGGAGGCCTGGTCTGCTAGGGCACGAAATATAGATGGCTGGTACAACGATGTGATTGACTTGGCGCAGCGAGGCCCTGAACCGATGATGCCTCATGAACGGGGACAGGTAGCTCACATTGTCTCGTCCTACGAAGGTGCTAAGCGTTTCACCGAAGCAGCGTCGCCACCTCCGGCAAACTGGCTGTGTGTTTTCGATCCCTATCGACGCTACGAACGACCGGGACATTTGGGTACGATGTTAGAGAGGGGAGACTACGTCGATCCGTTCGACCTGTACTGTTTGGATTCCGACGTTGCTCCGGCCAAACCTAATCCCGAAGATCACTATGCGCGACGAGACGTGCCGAATGAGGCTTGGGACGCCTTCTCTATCAATCGCTTAGATCGCCAGGCGCTCAACGACGAGAACGTCATTGCTCTGCGGGGACACTGGGCAAGAAACGCACCGCGCCTGGTACTTCGCATCTTTCAGTTGGCTGGCTGGCTAACACGGGTATCGGATCAGCCGGCTGCGGTCTGGTGGGCCGCCCATCAGTCTGCCCTCCATCCCGATATTCGCGACCGTATCCGCTGGCGGTTGGAGCGGGCGGACGAGGCGTCGGCGCCCGAAATCCGAAAGGCCTGGAGGTTCCTATTCGAAAGCTGGGATTCCTATCGTGGAGAATTTCACAGGGGCATTTATGAGTTAGCGGCTCAGGTAGCCAAGGATGGCTGGGACGATACCGCCGTCAGGCAATATGCGGCGATAAGGAAGCCCTATTTCTCTGCCGGAAACGCCTATTGGGGAGGGCCAAAGCCACCAGACGACGGTGCAGAAATTCGTCTTGGCAATCTAATTCGGCTCGACGTCAAGTATCCAGAAAGGCACGATCCTATTAACATCCCCGATGGCTGGCTGTCACAAACTGTAAAAGCGCTCCGCCTGAATTTGGAATTAGCCGTTGCTTTAGAGAATGAAATTGGCGGCTATGGCTTGCTTTCAATCAGCCCAATTGTTGCTGACGAAACTGTGGGTGATGATCAGTACGAGCGCAGTCATGGGCTTTCTGCCCATGTGATCGAGTATGTTGTAATTTTGAAACGGCTAGTAGCCCTCGATCCAAGTGCAGCAAAATCTGAACTGAGCGCATGGCCTATTGGAGACGCGGTATTCAATCGCTCCGGATTTGGGCGCTAG
- a CDS encoding ABC transporter permease, translating into MSITAIQPTPFGRRLKRFMADRPLIPLIILLVILVLVLQILRPGIVNERWLANTIKFAIPLAILAGCQTMTMLTGGIDLSVGTVATMSAFIMATQVVNHDPAVAILIALVPAVLIGLVNGIGVGVFRVHPLIMTLGTSLIGTGCLQVYQRTVIASGAKIPPFLAWLGTGLTYGVPNALLLFVPVAVLIVFTLNRTGFGRLLYAVGDNEGAARLSGVRYWQVITALYVISSVLAGITGLLYIGLIKAPSLSLAEPLVLPSVAAAVIGGTSIFGGRGGYTGTIIGALILTVLTTLLTILQMPEGARRILFGLIVLFVTAAYLRIIEDR; encoded by the coding sequence ATGAGCATTACCGCGATCCAGCCTACCCCCTTCGGCCGCCGCCTCAAGCGGTTCATGGCCGACCGGCCGCTGATTCCCCTGATCATCCTGCTCGTCATCCTGGTGCTGGTGCTGCAGATCCTGCGTCCCGGCATCGTCAACGAGCGGTGGCTCGCCAACACCATAAAATTCGCCATACCGCTGGCAATTCTTGCCGGCTGCCAGACCATGACCATGCTGACCGGCGGCATCGATCTGTCGGTCGGAACCGTGGCGACGATGAGCGCCTTCATCATGGCGACGCAGGTGGTCAACCATGACCCGGCGGTGGCGATTCTCATCGCCTTGGTGCCGGCAGTGCTCATCGGCCTGGTCAACGGCATCGGCGTCGGCGTGTTTCGCGTGCACCCGCTGATCATGACGCTCGGCACCAGCCTGATCGGCACCGGATGCCTGCAGGTTTACCAGCGCACCGTCATCGCTTCGGGCGCCAAGATTCCGCCCTTCCTGGCCTGGCTGGGCACCGGTCTCACCTATGGCGTGCCCAACGCGCTGCTGCTGTTCGTGCCGGTGGCCGTTCTCATCGTCTTCACCTTGAACCGCACCGGTTTTGGCCGTCTTCTTTACGCAGTCGGCGACAATGAGGGGGCGGCACGCCTGTCCGGCGTCCGCTACTGGCAGGTCATCACAGCGCTCTACGTCATTTCGAGCGTGCTCGCCGGCATCACCGGGCTGCTCTATATCGGCCTGATCAAGGCGCCGTCGCTGTCGCTGGCCGAACCGCTGGTGCTGCCCTCGGTGGCAGCCGCCGTGATCGGCGGAACCTCGATCTTCGGCGGCCGCGGCGGCTACACCGGCACCATCATCGGGGCGCTCATTCTCACCGTGCTGACGACCCTGCTGACCATCCTGCAGATGCCCGAAGGCGCGCGGCGGATATTGTTTGGGCTGATCGTGCTGTTCGTGACGGCGGCGTATTTGCGGATTATTGAGGATCGTTAG